Below is a window of Edaphobacter dinghuensis DNA.
CGGCGACGAAAGCAGCCCCGGACGCGTCGTTGCCGCCACAAACGTAAACGGCTTGATGTCCATGACGTGCGTGCGCGCCGCCGGGCCCTGACCGATCATGATGTCGAGCTTGTAGTCTTCGAGCGCTGTGTAGAGTTTTTCTTCGAGCACCGGTTGCAGGCGATGGATCTCATCGAGAAAGAGCACCTGCCGCTCGCGCAGGTTGGTCAGGATCGCGGTGAGGTCTCCCTGAATCTGCAACGCGGGGCCGGAAGTTTGTTGGTAGCCGACCTCAAGCTCGTTGGCAATGATGGTGGCGAGCGTGGTTTTGCCCAGTCCCGGCGGCCCGAAGAGCAGCACATGGTCGAGCGCCTCGCCGCGTGACTTCGCTGCTTCGAGCGCGATGGCCAACTGCTCCTTGGCCTTCTCCTGCCCGACGAACTCGCGCAGTCGCGTTGGCCGCAGCTTCAGCTCGAAGGCTGCGTCCTCGTCGACGCGCCCAGCCGAGACCAGCCGCTCCGCCTCAGACGAGGCCCGGTTCAAATTGATCTTCTTGAGATCCGCCTTGTTCGCCGCAA
It encodes the following:
- the ruvB gene encoding Holliday junction branch migration DNA helicase RuvB, with amino-acid sequence MNLNRASSEAERLVSAGRVDEDAAFELKLRPTRLREFVGQEKAKEQLAIALEAAKSRGEALDHVLLFGPPGLGKTTLATIIANELEVGYQQTSGPALQIQGDLTAILTNLRERQVLFLDEIHRLQPVLEEKLYTALEDYKLDIMIGQGPAARTHVMDIKPFTFVAATTRPGLLSSPLRSRFGILLRLEFYTDDELRFVVERSAEVMGVPIDRDGAAEIAMRSRGTPRIANRLLRRVRDYAQVRAQGVIDRPTAQAALTLLEVDAHGFDELDRRLLRTIIEKYDGGPVGLNTLAAALAEEQDALEEVYEPFLIQIGFLDRTPRGRVATRLAYEHLGIEMPRKLSLF